In Muribaculum gordoncarteri, the genomic window CTACTTGGTACAGCAATAATCGCAAGTATCCTTTGTTTCAATCATTGGAACATTTCCTTTCGGCTATTGAGGAAACCTTATTTGGGTATCCTGATACTCATGAACTATCAATTGGATGGAGAAAAAGAGTGGCAGACTCATATCAACAAGCGTTTGGCGTGAAAATCAATATTCCTCGATGGGAGGACATAGTAGATATTTATAAGCCTAAAAATTAGTGTCGGATGTTTGTGGATATAGACAATGATGCCATTTCAATACATTTTGAAACGGATAACGATCAGCACTTTATTGATGCTTTTGTAGAGGCATCTTGTTCAACCGCATTTCTTGAATTCGCGAGACATCTTGCAAAAATTTATAATTGTGAGATTAAGGTAGAAACTGCTGTACTAAGAGAAGGCAGTGTAATCAAAGACTTTAAGATTCTTTGGAAAGAAAAAAGCGTAAGAAAAACTTTTTATGCGACCTTACTTACTCTGCTTTTTTACAACCCATGCAATCATTTATTAGAAAAGGGTATTGATAGATTATTTGAGGATACGGAGTTAACTGAATTACAAAAAGAAGCTCTGAGATTAGAAATTGAACAACGCAAGTCAGAATTGGAATCATGCTATTCATTAGTTAAGAAACAATCTGATTTTTATAAGTCTGCTTCTAAAGATGAGTCCATAGAAGGAATTTCACTAAGTGTTTCATCAAACAACAGTCATAGTGGCTTTCGTACGCCAACTATTAAGCGATCTTCTTTTGATGAATATATCCTTGATTCAAATAAACTCGATCCCGAAATAAACGATGCTGCAATTGTTATTATTGATAGTCCAGTTATTTCGGACAAGAATTATAAATGGCGTGGCACATATAACGGAGTGCCAATTAGTTTCAATATTCAAGATTCCGAGTTTTTGGTTAAAGTTCGAGCGGGAATATATGTGTTCAAAGCAGGGATGGCTATCAAATGTCAATTAAAATGCAATAGGAGTATTAATGAGAATGGCGATATTATTGCATCAGACTACCTCGTTCAGGAGGTTTATGAACTAATTAGTGGTGTTGCGATAGAAATAACGTCCGCTGGTAAACGTAAGGAACAAAAGAAAGTTCAAGACATTTCTCCAAACCTTTTTACCTATTTAGATGATAAGCAGTAAATATGTTTCAAATTTACTTTACGAATTGACGAAATGGACACATCCACAAAACATCCTATGACATATGAACAAGCGAGACATCTTTTTCTTAATATGGGCGAAGCCATTAAAGAATTAGAGCCGAATGTTGATAAACTTGCCCAAACCCTGTCCCATATTGAGAATATTAATATGATGGATAATTACACACTAAATGTGACCAAAAACGCATTAACCTGTCAACTTACGATATCACTTATACATTTAGACCTTTGTGCCGCTACACGCCAATATTTAAGTGGATTAACAAATTATGACCAACGCTTTGCAATTAAGAATCTTCAAGCGATTTTGAATGAAGCCTATAAGCGTGTATTTGGTTTTTCATCTACTAAATTGAAAGATACACTAATATACCCATTAATATCTTCGCTTTCAGATGAAGATAAAGACAAATACAGGTCTTATTTGGATAAAATGGCTTCTATAAAATCTAATTTTCATGAACCTACAATATTTAATAAAGAAAGTCGGTGTATGATATATCATTATTCCAATGATATACTCAAAGCTCATAAATTTTTATCGGATATTGATGCCGATGTAGTAATACACGCCTCAAATCAATTTCTTAGTGTCATAGTACAACTTTCTGAATTTGTCCACAATCTTTTATTAGATTTTGATAAGCGTATGATGCTCTTATTGGAAAGCTTGAGAAATACAATTGAGGATTAACAATATTATCTTCATTAGTAATACTATGCTAAATTGTGTTTATCCCAGGACGAGCCAATCATCTGAAAGATCAATCATTCAATCAGTCAGCCATTCAATCAGTCAGCCATTCAATCAGCCAATCATCTGAATGATTAATCATTCAATCACCCAGTCATTCAGTCAGTCAATCATCTGAATGAACAGTCATTCAGTCATCTGTCCAGACATTCAGACTATAATATTTCAATACAATCATACATAAGTACATCAACACGTCAATACATCATTACGTCATTACGTCATGACATCATGACATTCATAAATAAATACGTCATTACATCATTTCAGCCGTCTTGCAATCAAGACTGTTATCGTTAATAGCCTGTATCATTGTAGTTTATTCACCACAAAACCATAACTTCATTACATATTTAGTCCGAAACAACCTTAACTATCCTTTGCAAAATCTTATTCTTCCCTCATTGCCATCCCAGATATTTATGTCCCTTTGAGATTCCAACAGACTGAAATGCCACTTTCCACGATTTCAGACATGAATCCGGCATAAAATCCGTGTCCACGTATTCCACAACCTTATATAATTACTTAATGTGCAACGGAATCCGTCGGGATTCGGCGAGGTATGTTTTAAGCAGCGCGAAATAGATTTAGCTGCTCAAAACCCTCGCCGAATGTAGGTTGGTCTTACTCCAAAGTCGTAATCCCCATTGCCGATTTTCATGCTCCATTTTTTCTTTTTTGTTCTCATTGGGATTGGCAGCGAAAAGAAAAAGCCGATAAATCACATCGGACTTATCGGCTTCGGATTGGATAGCGATTACTTTACATCGGTGCATAATTGATTTCGCCGAGGGAGTCAATAGCATCCTGTTTGAGGCTGTCAACGACATGGAGATATCGCTCCGTCATCTTTATTGAGGTGTGTCCGAGCAGACTTGACACCGTCTTGATGTTCGCTCCTTTGGTGAGGACATTCACCGCGAAGCTGTGCCTCGCGCAATGCCATGTAATTTTCTTCCTGATGCCTGCTTCCTTGACCCATTTCCGAAGGTACAGGTTGCAGACGTTGTAATGCGGCAATTTGAACACACGCTCATCAAAGTTGTCATCGCTCGGCTCACCAATCAGACGGATAAGGGTGTCGTTCAACGGAACGATTACCCAGCTGCGGCTGCTGTGGTCTTTCGTCTTTTGCTGTTGGAAACGCAGCGTCTTTGTGGAGTAATCCACATTGCGATATGTGAGCAGGCTTGTGTCACACCAACGCACCCCGGTATATAGACCGAAGATGAAGGCACGGTGAATCTCTCCCTTCTCGCCATCGAAGTGTGTAGCCACAAGCTGCTGTATCTCCTCCGGCAGAAGAATTTCCTTTTGCAGGGTCATGTTGTCGTTCTTCAGCACAAATCCCCGGCACGGATTTTTCTTGATGAGGTCTTTGTCAACGGCAGTTGTAACCATACGCTTGAACATCCGGAAATAGATTTTCGGGCCGTCGCCTGTTCCGTTCTCTTTCAGATACTCCACATAGGCCGCCACCATATCAACCGTGAGCTGCGTCATCTTCAGATTTTTCTTGTAAAGGGAATATCTCGGTGTTCCGGCAAGAAAGTCCATGAACTTTTGCAGACCATGCTTGAGCGTTATGCGGGTGTATTTCGTGAATGACGGGGATTTGATGAACTCCTTGCAGAATTCAAGGAAATCCTCGTCCATATCCTTGCGGAGCCGGTAACCCTCCCTGTCCTCCAAGAACGACTGCTCACGCTCAAAGCGTATCTTCTCGGCAAGGGCGAAAGTGTTCTTGTTCTGCATACGCTCCTGCTGGTTGCGGGGATGAAGCCAGATGTAGAGGTTGAGGTTTTCTTTCTTGCGGGAATGCTTGATTTTGTATTTCGGTTTTCCCGCCATCGCTCCATCGGTGTAGAATACCTGATTGCCGTCATCGTCAAGCACGGGCGATTCAGTCCTTCCGAGATAATATTCAAGGTAGAGGCTGGCGCGGCCGTCGCTTAATTCCGACTGCTGGAGCTTGGGATTCTGCTTCTTGCGATTTTCTAAATTTGCCATACGATTCTAATTTTGCGCAAATATAATCCGGGGTGTAATAATTTGAAAATCGCCATACACATCCCTTAACATTTACCCCATGCCTACGGTTCACAATCAAGGGTACAAAAGGTGTACTTTTTGAGAAAATCGGGGCAAAAGACGAAAAACTACCGCAACTCCAACGATAGCTATTATATTGAAAATAAGCGTGGTTAGCTTATTTGGCTTATCATCATTTTCTATCATTGGAATCTGGTAAATTTTAACTGTTAGAGCAAAATGCGTGATGCTTATGCTATGCACTTGCATAGCGTGTCGTCACGTTCTCTAACAAAGGTCCTACCAGATACCTACACTGAAAGCGTGTGCGACACGCTTTTTTTGTTTGACTATAAAACAGCCTTAATTCTGATAATCTTTACCGATAGCCCGGTAATAATTACCGATGACCTTTATCAACACACCGAACTACCTTCATTATTATATCTTTTATTTTCAGCGGAATACACACTTTTAGCCTTGCGCTGTAATCCGATTGTAACATTCGCTGGTTCTATATCCGTGATTTGAAAACAATATAAAATATAATCCGCAAAACGAAATGTTCCGGCTTCCCGAAACGAAATGTTCCGCTACCTAAAACGAAACGTACCTTTTTCTCCCCCCTCATAAGTGACCGCCACAACCCATTTCAAGGCTGTGGCGGTTCTGTTTTTATGCGATTGTAATGGCATTATAACGCCGTTCTCCCCTACTCCAGCCAGCGGTCAACGGTGGCGATGGCTTCGGTGCGGAAGGCGTTGAAGGCTTCCCACTCGGCTTCGTAATCCCCGGCTTTAGCTATGTCTGGGTTCTTAAACAGCTCTATCTGGTGGGTCTTGATGGCATCCTCCTCCGTCTGGCTGTAACGGCTGCGGATTATGCCGTTTATCAGGCTGTCACGGCTCATATCGCCAGAGGCTATCAGTGTGCCACCGTCAGGCTCGGTGCCGGTATAGGCATAGCCTGTAACAGGCTCAGGGGCTTCCTCTCCGTCCCTGACCTCAGGCACATAATCCTCTATGACTTCCTCGTTGAGGTAAGCCATATAACGGTTGTCATCATATTTGACGAGCGTCTTGCGCTCGGTGTAGATTGCTTTATTCATTGTCACGTGAATTTGTAAAACTTCTTGTTTAACTTGTTGACCTGCTCCATGACCACGGTCGGACATGGGAGGTCAGCCTTGGTAAAGTCTTTTTCGGCTTGGTCGATCATGATAGCTGAACCTGTGTAGGAATAGTATTCGGCATCCTTTACCGTAGGGGTGCCGTTGCTGTCCTTTTCCCTCTCATAGACATAGCTCTCATGTTCCTCGCCGTCCACCGCCGTTTGAACGACGGTTTGCAGTATGCGCTTGTACCGGATCACGAGGCACTTCTTGGGGCGGGTTTTTCGCTCCTGCCTCACGACACCATCCGGGCCGGTGACCTCGGCGAAGTAGTCTTCGGTTTCAACCTTGCTGTCCTCTATGGCATAGTCGAGCAGCATTATCTTGAAGTTATCCTCCTGCGCCGGATCTTTACAGACAATATCAGTAAACGGGCGCTTCTGGTCGTAGCGCATACCCTTGAACGGGATGTTGGCACGACGGTTCTTTATGACCTTTCCAAGTCGCTTTTCCATGTTTATATCGAGTTTTCTTAATAATGTATGCGAATTTGCGTGGGTGGCGAAACCTATACGGCTGGCACATTCCAACCGGGTTTCCTCCGGTGTCATGCCCTTCTTTTTACATTTTGCCACCTGCCGACATAGGGCTTTCTTATTGCGCTTGCGAAGGGCGCGGTGGGTATGAAATGAAACATAGCTGCACACGTCTATGCCTCTGCTCCAGACCGGGCGCACGTTCCAGTTCCGGTTGACCTCTATCAGATAATCCCGGGCAAGTACCATTATGCACATCTCCGTGACAAGGTGTAAGAATGTCTTGTCACGATGGAGCATGACTATATTGTCGGCAAATCTGAAATACTGTATCGGTTCACTTATATAGCGGTCAAACTTGCCGACCATATAAGCCACTCCCCTGCCTAATTCATCCGCCTGTTCCTTCGTGCGGCAGGTCACGAGGCTGTCGCTGACATAACGGTTACGCCAATATGCGAGCCTTTCGGGGTCTCCGGCTATACCGAAAATCCCTACCGCGTCATGGTCAAACTTGGCTAAAAAGAAATTTGCTAATATCTGCGAGATCTTGACCCCTAAAGGCAGCCCCTGACGGAAGCTGTCGATAAATTCATCGAGGAACCGCAACAGTTTTGGGTCTTTGATTTTAGTCCTGACCCGTTCTTTCATCAGGAAATGTGCGATATTCTGGAAATAGTGGTGGGCGTCAAGCTGAACGAAATACCACGTGCTTTCCGGATCAGTATAAAGCTCCTTGCGCAGCAGGTTGATGAAATCATGGGTGCCGCGTCCCTTGACGCAGGAGCACGACCGCCGGATGAACGTGTCGGTAAACAGACGCTCGGTCTGAAGCAGCGGCGCCCACTGGCGCACATGGTCACGCACGGGAAGTTTGCTCACGATCCTGCGCTTGGGCTCGAAAATCTCCTCGTCCTGATACTCGGAGGTATGCCCGGTGCCGTCCCGGTATTCAGCCAGAAGTTCCATGAGGTTGGCTTTGAGGTTTGCCGCGAAGCGCTGCACATTGTCGCGCCGCTCTTTATATTCGGCAAAGCCCCGGAAAGCCGCCTCATAGTTCTCGATGGTCTCAATACGAGGAGATATGTATCCTCGTCGTTTCATTGTGTCTCGGTGTCATGGGTGTCTTAATGTGTCATTTTGGGTCAAACCGCAGTGTGATCTGCAATTTTCTCTTGCTTCGTTACCGTCGGCTGGAATCGTTGATTCCATCTACCGGCACTGCCCGCATTTCGTTTGTTTTTCGCCTTGGGGCGAGGCCCTGTCACCCCGCTTCTGGATTGTTGAGGGGCGAGCCGATGTTCGCATTGGCATTCGTGGGAGCGTTGTTCACATTGACCGCTCCTACGCCCGCATTGCCACCGTTGTTGGCGTTGGCGCCGCGAAACACAGCACGGAAGCCCGAAGACCGACTCTTGGACGACAGCAGCCCGATTGTTAAATCAACGCAAATTTAACACTTTTTCGTCTATCGAGACCGATATAAACATGGAAATATGTCAATGTTCTCTTTGCCCCCATTGCTGACGGGTGTCGGAACAAGTCCGACACGGGGGCTCCCTACGGTCGCCGGGTGCTTTGCCTTCGGCGCGTGCCAGGAACACCATGCACACACCGGACACCGGGCACCCTTTGACCTCCTGACCACTTTAGGCCACCGCGTAATACTCCGGCTCCAACGAGAACTCCTCTGCGAAATCGCAGAGGGGCGAGCCGATGCCCGCAGCGGCAGACGTGGGAGCGTTGTTCACACTGACCGCTCCTACGCCCGCATGGCCACCGTTGTAGGCGTTGGCGCCGCGAAACACAGCACGGAAGCCCGAAGTGACGTTACCGTTGTTCCAGAAATAGTCACATTGGTAGGTAGATTCACTGCCGCCCGACTGGGTAGGCCACATCTCAAGATTATCGTAGCTCATCTTTATGATATAGCCGGAAGCGATCGGAGACGTTGATTTCAATACCATCCCGGCGGTGGAACCGTAGGTGTAGGTTCCATAGATGCTCGGGGTAACCCAATGTCTCATTGACTTGTCGGCATTCGCCTCGCCAAGTTCATCCTCGCTTACACGCCAGATATAGCCGAAGAAGTTTTTAAGACCGAAGAATACGGGTACTTTGGCGGTGAATACTGTCGTGCCGTCGGCATTAACTATCGGGATCTCTTTCACTCCGAGACCGTCTGCCATATCGACGCCGGCGCTCATGTGCAGTATCGGATTATTACCGTTATAATTACTCCAGCTCGTCCAGTCCCAGTTGGTCACACCGGTGCCGAAGCCGCCTTGATAGAGCCCGTTGGCGTCCTTGTTGGCGTTGAAGGCTGCCTGAACGTTGCGGGTGCCCATGACTATCTCGACAAGGATCTTTACCACGGCTGCGGCTCTCATTGTGCCCGCAAGCCATCCTGCCCCGTTCTTATGGGCCGCCGCCGCGAACTGGGCGGTGCTTCGGTTCGTGGCGCAATGGCCGAGCAAGGAGCGGTAGGTGTCATCCCACCCCGAGGTGTTGTTGCCGCCACGGTACTTGACATCATCGTTGATATAGCTGACAAGGGTGTCGGTGTCGCGGTCAAGGGCCGCAAGGCCGGTGGCGCTGAGAGAGCCCACCGGGATACGGTAGTTGTACTGTCCTTTGATAGGATACAGGCTCACGGCTTCAAACTCAAGATTGCCCTGCGTCCACTTGGCGAAGTAGAAGGGTTTGCCCCACCCCCACTGATAATGCCCCATGCTTCCGTCGAGCTTGGCGGTCTCGCCATTTGCAAAGCGGTAGTGGTTGGTGGGGTCGAGCTTGCGCCGGCTGTGGTCGTTCTTGACAAGGTAGCCGCCAAGACCGAGTATA contains:
- a CDS encoding site-specific integrase, producing MANLENRKKQNPKLQQSELSDGRASLYLEYYLGRTESPVLDDDGNQVFYTDGAMAGKPKYKIKHSRKKENLNLYIWLHPRNQQERMQNKNTFALAEKIRFEREQSFLEDREGYRLRKDMDEDFLEFCKEFIKSPSFTKYTRITLKHGLQKFMDFLAGTPRYSLYKKNLKMTQLTVDMVAAYVEYLKENGTGDGPKIYFRMFKRMVTTAVDKDLIKKNPCRGFVLKNDNMTLQKEILLPEEIQQLVATHFDGEKGEIHRAFIFGLYTGVRWCDTSLLTYRNVDYSTKTLRFQQQKTKDHSSRSWVIVPLNDTLIRLIGEPSDDNFDERVFKLPHYNVCNLYLRKWVKEAGIRKKITWHCARHSFAVNVLTKGANIKTVSSLLGHTSIKMTERYLHVVDSLKQDAIDSLGEINYAPM
- a CDS encoding RNA-dependent RNA polymerase family protein; protein product: MKRRGYISPRIETIENYEAAFRGFAEYKERRDNVQRFAANLKANLMELLAEYRDGTGHTSEYQDEEIFEPKRRIVSKLPVRDHVRQWAPLLQTERLFTDTFIRRSCSCVKGRGTHDFINLLRKELYTDPESTWYFVQLDAHHYFQNIAHFLMKERVRTKIKDPKLLRFLDEFIDSFRQGLPLGVKISQILANFFLAKFDHDAVGIFGIAGDPERLAYWRNRYVSDSLVTCRTKEQADELGRGVAYMVGKFDRYISEPIQYFRFADNIVMLHRDKTFLHLVTEMCIMVLARDYLIEVNRNWNVRPVWSRGIDVCSYVSFHTHRALRKRNKKALCRQVAKCKKKGMTPEETRLECASRIGFATHANSHTLLRKLDINMEKRLGKVIKNRRANIPFKGMRYDQKRPFTDIVCKDPAQEDNFKIMLLDYAIEDSKVETEDYFAEVTGPDGVVRQERKTRPKKCLVIRYKRILQTVVQTAVDGEEHESYVYEREKDSNGTPTVKDAEYYSYTGSAIMIDQAEKDFTKADLPCPTVVMEQVNKLNKKFYKFT